Proteins found in one Hevea brasiliensis isolate MT/VB/25A 57/8 chromosome 18, ASM3005281v1, whole genome shotgun sequence genomic segment:
- the LOC110671036 gene encoding pentatricopeptide repeat-containing protein At1g77360, mitochondrial: protein MDAVNISSSVRLFSEILTHTDPKDIESALSSTGIPPAPDLVHQVLKLNYSNPSSSVVFFRWVGRAHKPTPYAWNLMVDLLGRNQLFDCMWDAIRSMKQENVLSMATFASVFGSYCAAGRFNEAIMSFEVMDKYGIQQDVVAVNSLLSAMCREDNQTIRALEFFERIKSKIPPDGDTFAILLEGWEKEGNPAKARITFDEMVVRIGWSPSNVPAYDAFLTTLVQASQIDEALKFLNVMKGKACIPGLKFFSNTLDMLCKQNDYVNSVPLWDTMLDSGVVPNLIMYNRMISLLCNKSDIDNAFRLLDEMVFNGAFPDILTYNMIFHRLIKDKKVSQVGKFFCEMIKNEMPPTYHDCAVAITVLMDGDDPEMAIEIWNYMVENHVLPLELDESANMLLIGLCNLGRLSEVRRFAEDMLDRKIKIYESTMSKLKTTFYKEGTSARDRFDSLSRRWRPS, encoded by the coding sequence ATGGACGCCGTCAATATTTCCTCATCAGTCAGACTCTTCTCTGAGATCCTAACTCACACCGACCCTAAGGATATCGAGTCTGCACTCTCCTCAACTGGAATTCCTCCTGCCCCTGATCTTGTTCATCAAGTCCTCAAGCTCAATTACAGCAATCCCTCTTCTTCTGTGGTGTTTTTCCGGTGGGTGGGCCGGGCACATAAGCCTACCCCTTATGCGTGGAACCTGATGGTGGATTTGCTTGGCAGGAATCAGCTTTTCGATTGCATGTGGGATGCCATTCGTTCTATGAAGCAAGAAAATGTATTGTCAATGGCGACTTTTGCTTCTGTTTTTGGGAGTTATTGTGCAGCTGGTAGGTTTAATGaagctataatgagctttgaagtTATGGATAAGTATGGTATTCAGCAAGATGTTGTTGCTGTGAATTCGCTTTTGAGCGCTATGTGTAGGGAGGATAATCAGACTATAAGGGCATTGGAGTTTTTTGAAAGGATAAAATCTAAGATACCCCCAGATGGTGATACATTTGCTATTTTGTTGGAAGGGTGGGAGAAGGAAGGCAACCCTGCAAAAGCAAGGATTACATTTGACGAGATGGTTGTTCGCATTGGATGGAGCCCATCAAACGTACCTGCATATGATGCGTTTTTGACCACACTTGTTCAAGCCTCGCAAATAGATGAGGCTCTCAAGTTCCTCAATGTTATGAAGGGGAAGGCTTGCATCCCAGGTTTGaaatttttctctaatactcttgaTATGCTTTGTAAGCAGAATGATTATGTGAATTCTGTCCCATTGTGGGATACAATGCTGGACAGTGGGGTAGTGCCTAATTTGATTATGTACAATAGGATGATTAGCTTGCTTTGCAACAAGAGTGACATTGACAATGCATTTCGGTTGCTTGATGAGATGGTCTTCAATGGAGCTTTTCCAGAtattttaacttataatatgatttttcATCGTCTGATAAAAGATAAAAAGGTTTCCCAAGTAGGCAAGTTCTTCTGTGAGATGATCAAGAATGAAATGCCCCCCACTTATCATGATTGCGCTGTAGCCATCACAGTGTTGATGGATGGTGATGATCCTGAAATGGCAATTGAGATATGGAACTACATGGTTGAGAACCATGTTTTGCCCCTTGAGCTTGATGAGAGCGCAAACATGCTTCTCATAGGCCTTTGTAATTTGGGTAGGTTATCGGAGGTGAGGAGGTTTGCAGAAGATATGCTtgatagaaaaattaaaatatatgaatCAACTATGTCAAAGTTGAAGACTACCTTTTATAAGGAGGGTACCAGTGCAAGGGACAGATTTGATAGCCTCTCAAGGAGATGGAGACCTTCCTAG